The Pseudodesulfovibrio senegalensis genome contains the following window.
GGCGGGCTGGTGCTTTGTTGCGGTCCCACGCCGTTCATGAAGACCGCACAGCGTTTTGCGCTGGAGCACGGCGCACGTTTGCAGGTCTCGCTGGAAAACCGCATGGCCTGCGGCGTTGGCGCCTGCCTTGGTTGCGTGTGCAAGGATGAAAAGGGGCACCATACGCAGGTGTGCACCAAGGGGCCGATTTTCTGGGCCGACAAGGTCGAACTGTAGGAGACGACGATATGGATATGAATGTTTCTGTGGGCGGCCTGCAACTCCGAAATCCGGTCATGACGGCCTCGGGCACGTTCGGCAACGGTCTGGAGTTCGCGCCCTATGGCGATCTGGAAAAACTGGGCGGCATCTGCGTCAAGGGACTTTCGCTCAAACCCCGCGAGGGCAACCCCATGCCGCGTATTGCCGAGACTCCCTGCGGCATGCTCAACGCCATCGGCATCCAGAATCCGGGCGTGGAATATTTCGTGCGCTCCATCCTGCCTTCGCTCAAACGCGTGGACGTGGCCGTGGTGGCCAACCTGTATGCCTGCGACGCGGACGAGTTCGGCGAGCTGGCCGGTATTCTGGCTGCGGAAGAGGGCGTGCACGCGCTTGAGGTCAACGTGTCGTGCCCCAACGTCAAGGAGGGCGGGGCGGCCTTTGGGCAGGATCCGTCCCAGATCGCCCGCGTGACCGAGTCGGTCAAGAAACGGGCCGGGAATACTCCGGTCATGGTCAAGCTTTCGCCCAATGTCACGGATATCGTGGAATGCGCCAGGGCGGCCGTGGACGGCGGGGCGGACAGTCTTTCGCTCATCAACACCTTGTTGGGCATGGCCGTGGATGCGCGCAACCGCAGGCCGCGCATCGCCAACGTGGTGGCCGGCCTTTCCGGTCCGGCCATCAAGCCCGTGGCCCTGCGCTGTGTGCATCAGGTCTGCCGCGCCGTGGACGTGCCCGTGGTGGGGCTCGGCGGCATTGCCTCGGCCGAGGACGCGCTGGAATTCATCCTTGTGGGTGCGCACGCCGTGCAGGTGGGAACCGCCAATTTCTTGCGTCCGGATTTTGCGTTTTCCCTTGCGGACGACATGGCCGCGCTGCTCTCGGACATGGGCGTGGAGAGTCTGGACGAGTACCGGGGGAGCCTTGTCCTTCCCCTGTAAAATCGGAATCTTGGAAAAAATGCGCCTTTTGGGCAATTAACGCTTGCCACTGATGCGCGTTTTCGCTAAATACACAACTCCCAACGCGGAGAGGTGTCCGAGTCCGGCTTAAGGAGCACGCCTGGAAAGCGTGTGTGGCTTCACGGCCACCGGAGGTTCAAATCCTCTCCTCTCCGCCACAGAGAATTCAAAAGGGTCAGGCTTTCCGGTCTGACCCTTTTTCATTTTGCACCTCAGGCTTGACGACTCTTGCCTGCTGGGCTACAAGCATCTTCCCTCTGCAACGGCAGGGCCGGGAGGGAAGCCGGGCGGCGGTAGCGCTGTAAACCCCGTCAGGCCCGAAAGGGAGCAGCGGTAGCGGTTGCTATCGGGTGTCCGGTTTCCCTCACAGGGGCGCTCTTCGGAGCGTCCCTGTTTTTTTGATCCAGCCCGCGTCAAACTCATCCACGGATTGTTTCATGATTCGCATGATCCCCATACTGATCGAGCGCGGCTTCCTCCCCATTGC
Protein-coding sequences here:
- a CDS encoding dihydroorotate dehydrogenase, with translation MDMNVSVGGLQLRNPVMTASGTFGNGLEFAPYGDLEKLGGICVKGLSLKPREGNPMPRIAETPCGMLNAIGIQNPGVEYFVRSILPSLKRVDVAVVANLYACDADEFGELAGILAAEEGVHALEVNVSCPNVKEGGAAFGQDPSQIARVTESVKKRAGNTPVMVKLSPNVTDIVECARAAVDGGADSLSLINTLLGMAVDARNRRPRIANVVAGLSGPAIKPVALRCVHQVCRAVDVPVVGLGGIASAEDALEFILVGAHAVQVGTANFLRPDFAFSLADDMAALLSDMGVESLDEYRGSLVLPL